The Clostridium sp. DL-VIII DNA window ATATTTCTTGTAATTGTCATAATATTTTTGCTTTATTATATCTCATTCCCGTACAAATTACAATTTGTCGCAAATCATTCTTTTACTAAATAAAGCTCAATAAAAAATAACAAGTATATTTTTTATCATTCTACATCGCTTATATACCGAGCTATTTATTTTCACATATCTAAAGTAAAATACTTATAAAAGTATCGTAGCAAATCTTCTATTATCTAATTCATTTTCCTTTACGTATTGAAGAATATCACTTAAATAAGTCTTATCATGTTCAATTTCTTTTGTTAAGGATTGAATAAACCTTATTATATCATCTATTGAAATTGTCCCTTTGTAAATATACTGTCCTACAATATAAAATCTTATATATGAAAATCTAATTAGCATCATAATATAGTCATTTATTAATATATCACTTTCTGAAAACGGAAAAAGTTCTTTAAACATGTGATTAACTAAATAATTTTCAAAAATGTAACTATAATTTCTAAAGATATTTTCTTCACATATATCATAAGCTTTTAGAAAAACATCTGAGTTTTCCATTAAGCTTTCATCCTCATTAAATCTAAATCCAAGCATAACTTCTTTCATTCTTTCTTTGAAATAATCACTATAATTACCTTCAATTATATCTAGTTTTTCTAGCATATCCCTAAAAAATGATAATTGAAGCATATAATTTATTTTATTTCTTTTAAATTCCCCGCCAAAAGAATCTATCTTATATCTATTTATAAATTGAGCTACATTATTATAGTCATAACATAATTCCTTTCTTATAATTTCTAAAAAGCTGCCAAGAATATATAATCTTTCACTTAATTCAAATTTTCTATTTTTTATTATTTTTATACTAATGTCTCTTATCTCTTTTATATATTTAAGATTTGTATCTTTAATGGCCTTATCATCAGTAATAATACTTGCTGATATTGCATACTTTCCTAAAGTATCTTCAGCTTCCTCAAACTCTATTCCATCTCTTTTTAAAAGTATAATTTTTGCAGCTTCTATACATGAAATATCAAGAGACGTTTCATAATAATCATCTATTTTATTTATGACTCTTGGAAAAGAGGCACAGACATTTGATAAATATTCTTCTCCTAATTTTAACTGAATAGAACAATATCTGTCTTTATCTAAAAATGGACACTTATTATCTTTCAATTTTATCTGACCGTAATCAATATTAATATTTTTGCAATTATCTCTAATAAATATATTTTTATTAACATATTTATTGGTTCTTTTGTCCTGTATTTTCTTATATTGTTCAAAAGTTGTTTTATCAATGTGTATATCCCATCCACCACAGCAATTGTCTTCGCACATTCCACCAATGCACCTGAATTCCTTAAAATATTCAGGGCATCTCAATTTAATATTTTCTCTCACTTTTCATCTCCTAATATATCAGGCACGATCAAAAAATAACAACCACATCTAACATCATATTTTTAATGCGATTTATCATAATATTTAAAAGTACCTTTTATTTTTCTATATATATTATATAATATTAACATAATATATTTTAGGGGGAATTTTCTATGCATAATACACTTACAAAAGAGAATATGAACAAATTAGAAGAAGAATTAGAATATAGATTAACCGTAAAAAGAGCTGAAATAGCAAAAGAAAAATTAATAGCTGCTGCCCATGGTGATAGATCTGAAAATGCAGAATATAAAGAAGCTTGTGCAAATTATAGAGAAAATGATAACAGAATTCAATATTTAATGACTATGATTTCAACAGCAACTGTAATAGATGATGAACATGTGGATAAATCTGTGCTAGGAATTAACAGTAAGGCTAAAATTAAATTTATAGAAGATGACGATGAAGCTGTTGTTACTTTAGTAACAACTATGGATTTAGACCCTGAAAATATGCTTATAAGTATAGAATCAGATTTAGGAAAAGCGTTATTCGGTAAGAGTATTCATGATGTAGTTGAAGTTGAAGCTCCTGGTGAAAAATACACAGTAGAGATATTAGATATATTATAAAGAATACTTTCTTACACAAAAACCCATAACAACACATTTCTGAATTGCTATGGGTTTTAGCTTTAGTAGTGAAGAATAGCCACAAACTACTCCACTCTTTATTGCTCTAATTCATCTGCAAATACTCTTTCAATATGCATTGCAAGGTATCCAATTTCAACAGCTTTGATTTCTCTTTTTAATTCCTTACCTAATTTTTTGCATATTCCTTCAGCAATTTCAAATGATTTTGGAAATCTTTCACTAATGTAATCATTCATATCAAGCTTTATTGTTTCTCCTTTTAACATCCTTGCCGCCATGTATTTGATATGGTTCATAAGACGATTATAGGATAATGATTCTATATCTATTTTCTTTCCTGTACTCTCTTCAATGGACGTAATACATGACCTAACTAACGTTGCTATTTCCATTGCTTGTGATACTTTTTCATTTCCCAAACTTGAATGAATATGAATTGCTATATAGCTGATCTCATCTTCATTTATTTCAATTCC harbors:
- the fliB gene encoding flagellin lysine-N-methylase — protein: MRENIKLRCPEYFKEFRCIGGMCEDNCCGGWDIHIDKTTFEQYKKIQDKRTNKYVNKNIFIRDNCKNINIDYGQIKLKDNKCPFLDKDRYCSIQLKLGEEYLSNVCASFPRVINKIDDYYETSLDISCIEAAKIILLKRDGIEFEEAEDTLGKYAISASIITDDKAIKDTNLKYIKEIRDISIKIIKNRKFELSERLYILGSFLEIIRKELCYDYNNVAQFINRYKIDSFGGEFKRNKINYMLQLSFFRDMLEKLDIIEGNYSDYFKERMKEVMLGFRFNEDESLMENSDVFLKAYDICEENIFRNYSYIFENYLVNHMFKELFPFSESDILINDYIMMLIRFSYIRFYIVGQYIYKGTISIDDIIRFIQSLTKEIEHDKTYLSDILQYVKENELDNRRFATILL
- the greA gene encoding transcription elongation factor GreA; this translates as MHNTLTKENMNKLEEELEYRLTVKRAEIAKEKLIAAAHGDRSENAEYKEACANYRENDNRIQYLMTMISTATVIDDEHVDKSVLGINSKAKIKFIEDDDEAVVTLVTTMDLDPENMLISIESDLGKALFGKSIHDVVEVEAPGEKYTVEILDIL